The Sesamum indicum cultivar Zhongzhi No. 13 linkage group LG1, S_indicum_v1.0, whole genome shotgun sequence genome includes a window with the following:
- the LOC105155967 gene encoding cytosolic sulfotransferase 5-like has translation MLSHSTYLARNSTLLGHCDSTTLMERKEDPKCSSAEVVDNSSKDEFLELLQTLEQRMNWDGQRLVKYKGFWLLQLLFRPMLSAHNNFRAKATDVILSTMPKSGTTWLKALTFSIANRNVFPIDQTPLLTSTPHMLVPFLEFNVYWGQENPDLENVPCPRIFATHMPFEILPDSIHESDCRIIYICRNPLDQFVSHRHFLLENKIEKEADPLDIDEAFDMFCQGIHPCGPFWDHMLGYWNAHLENPRKVLFLKYEDLKEDITSQVKKIAEFMGFPFSQEEEEQGLIDQISGLCSFESLSKLAVNKTGNINGIVKNTSFFRKGQVGDWTNHLTPAMVERIKKLMDSKFRNSGLMFKI, from the coding sequence ATGCTGTCCCACTCGACATATCTTGCCAGGAACTCAACCCTTCTTGGACATTGTGATTCCACCACTCTAATGGAGAGAAAAGAAGACCCGAAATGCTCTTCTGCAGAAGTTGTCGACAATAGTTCAAAGGATGAGTTTCTGGAGTTGCTTCAAACACTTGAACAACGGATGAATTGGGATGGCCAACGCCTTGTCAAATACAAGGGCTTTTGGTTGCTGCAACTGTTGTTCCGACCGATGTTATCCGCTCATAACAACTTCAGAGCCAAAGCCACGGACGTAATACTGTCAACCATGCCTAAATCAGGAACCACCTGGTTGAAAGCCCTCACGTTTTCCATTGCCAATCGCAATGTTTTTCCCATTGATCAAACTCCTCTACTCACTTCCACTCCTCACATGCTTGTGCCTTTCCTAGAGTTCAATGTCTATTGGGGGCAAGAAAATCCTGATCTCGAGAACGTTCCATGTCCGAGAATTTTCGCAACTCACATGCCTTTCGAAATCCTTCCTGATTCCATCCATGAAAGTGACTGTAGAATTATTTACATCTGCAGAAACCCATTGGACCAGTTCGTTTCGCATCGTCATTTCTTGCTTGAAAACAAGATCGAAAAAGAAGCAGATCCTCTTGACATAGACGAGGCTTTCGACATGTTTTGCCAGGGAATTCATCCATGCGGCCCCTTCTGGGATCATATGCTGGGATATTGGAACGCTCATTTGGAGAATCCAAGGAAAGTGTTGTTTCTAAAGTACGAAGACCTGAAAGAGGATATCACGTCTCAGGTAAAGAAGATTGCTGAATTTATGGGGTTCCCTTTTTCACaggaggaagaagaacaagGCCTGATAGATCAAATCTCTGGGCTATGCAGCTTTGAAAGTCTCAGCAAATTGGCTGTGAACAAGACAGGTAATATTAATGGTATAGTGAAAAACACTTCTTTCTTCAGGAAGGGACAAGTTGGAGATTGGACCAATCATTTGACACCTGCCATGGTTGAACGCATCAAAAAGCTCATGGATAGCAAGTTCAGAAACTCCGGTTTAATGTTCAAGATCTGA